The DNA segment GAGCGTCCTCGACGACGACCTCAGCACCATCTGACACGCCAAGGCTCCGTAGCGTCGGGGACCTGATCACGAGGCGACCGTAGCCTTCGTTCTTGTGCAGCACCAAGCTCTGGAGCGCAGGGCACGCGGACAGAACAGCATGGAGGGCGGCGTCGGAGAAGCTGACGTGCTTCAGGGTAAGCTGCTCGAGGTTGGGGAACTCGAGCGCGCGGCCGGCGGCGTCCGTCTCCGTCTCCGCTGGGAAGACGAGCCTGTACGGGTTGTAACTGTAACAGCAGGCAGCGGAGCATATGGTGAGCACGCGCAGGGTGCGCGCGAAGCGGAGCAGGGACGCCATCGGCGGCGGGTGGCGGCGGCCACCCGGGACGACGTTGACGGGCTTGTAGTAGAGCTCGAACTGCCGGAGGCTGTCGAGGCAGGGGGACCGGCGGCGGTGGGACAGCAGGCCGTCGACCATCGGGAAGTCGTGGAACTGGCCGAGACAGGTGAGCGAGACGCGGCGGGCGGGGCCCGGGTGCGCTTGCAGCgcgccgacgacgacggcgtggGCCGAGGGTCCACGGCTGCGGATGTGGCGGCGACCGTGGCCTCGAAGTTGAGAGGCGCCGACGCCGAGCGCCACAGCGGGCGCCACCGCCGGGACAGGATCTGCGTGCGCGCGCCGTCCTTGGTGGGCAGCAGCGTGATGATGCTGCCCAGGACGTCGTCGTGGAGGGAGCTCAGCAGatcgacgtcgacgtcgacgccTGCTGCTACTGCCTCGCAACCACCGCCGGCACCGTCATGTCCTCTGACGGGTTCGGGACCGGGCGGCGGTTGTTGCTGGTGGCGGGACTGGCTGCCTTTTGGCCTTTGCGGCCTCCGCCTCTTGGGAGGCGGCGGCATCACATCCATGGCCGCACTGGGAAAATGGGGCTTTTCTGGATGGAAGAAGATGCGCAGATGCGGAGATAATGCATCGATCTGATCGGTGATCGGATCGAATTCCGCCGTCATCGTTTCCGATATATATGTGGGATGGATGGGGTGGTAGCATTGGGATATGGGAAGTTGAGATCCTGCATCAGCAGCCTCTTGGTTCTGTTGAGATCCTGCAGGCCCGAGCCGACGCCCAACTGACAACCTGAGAGCAGCAGTATCACAGTGAGAGAGAATATTGGGCCTGATTTGTTTCCTGTTGGTGAACAGGGACCGCATCGCTTTAGCCAGGCCCATCTTGGACAGGTCCAGAACATGCAAGGCCAGCCACAGGATGCATTTTCGGCGCTTAGTACGTGGACCCAATTTTTAGGTAAAAGCTATCCTTCACTCGAGTGATTTGAACCTTTTCCTCACTTGAATTTTTCTACCCAATCCAAGGATGCCACATGGTCATCTTCTCCAAATCCGGTGGCCTCAGAAGGGGGCTTTGGGGGAGGTAGGCCGGCTAGGCGGTGGAGACGGCGGTTGggctggcggcggtggaggcggagTGGCGGACGGGCCAGGTCGGATGGGGGTGCCATGGCCGTAGCTCGTTGTGGAAGCCGAAGATCGGGGAGGGAGAGAAGGAGGCCACCGCGGCCGCGCTAGGGTCGGCGGggcggtgggcggcggcggcggcggcggcggaggcgagaAGGAAGATGAACAATGATtcgtgaggaggaagatgaacgaTAATTCAGATCCAATTTTTACGTTTCTCGGGGATCCTGGTTGGGGTGTAGGATTTGCATCTCCGGAGCCTAGCCCAACTGCTTGTTCGGTTTCAGGGAATTTGCCATGCGCGCCAGATGCATGTCGCCAGTCGTCAGCCTCGGTGCAAACGACCCTCCGAACCCTCGCGCAACTGTTGGGGTGCAAGGATCTGCCTCTCCGAACCCTTGTCCAACTATTGCTACAGTAACCAATCGCCCCACCAGATTTGTTTGCATCCACGAGACAGATCCGGCCGCATAAGGCCTTGTTCGTTTTCTTGGGAATGAAACTGCAGTAGGAATGGTCCTAGGAGGGGATCAAGTGAGATCCAGGTGATTTGGTTCCGGATGTCAAGAGACGAGGAAGCAAACCTGGCCGTAGATCACATAGAATGTCCAAGACTGGTCGGATTCTATTCCAGGCCAAGCTTAACCGAACGGCAATCTTTGTTGGCCGGGTTTTTGTTCCAGGTCGTTCTGAACCAGGCGGATTGGGTCTCGTTCCGGGCCGTTCCGTGAGAAACGAACGAGGCCTAAGTGAAACCAATCAGACCCGAAAGAATTGGCTCCGCTTTTTCAACGAATAAATAAACAGTTTATATATCCTTATATTCATTCATATATTGGCAACACATCTGCATCACGGCAAGAGTGGTTTCAGTGCAGTAAGAGCAACTCTCCAAGAGACTAGGTACAATTAGATTCCAAAATGGTAAAATTTAGCCATTATAAAAAATAGAAGATCCATCCAAAAAATGATCATTTCAATAAAGATGCAGTCTCAACTCTCAATGCATATGGACTCATAAGCGGATGGCCGCTACAAACCGTGACAATTAGTTCATGCTGTCATTGATGCTCCCCTGCAGGTTTAAACGCTACCCGGAGCTGGAGTTTCCCTGATGTGTATTAGCCTTTTGGTCTTGTCCACTAGGTCGCGCATCGGCAAACTCTCCACGATCACTCCTTGGCCACCAAGGAAGGCCCTGTACTTCTCCAACCTGGACGGGGTTCCTTTGATTGACCACCTTGGCCCTCTTTTCTCAGAACATATTTACGCACTAGCTTGTGCTGAAGCCATTGACACCACTACAGGTTAAAGCCACAGGCTTCCAAGATTATTGTTTGCATCCCTTCCGAGTTAACTGTACATGTCAAAGGCCTTTGCAAAGTCCAGTTTGATGACCAGCGCGAGGCCCTTCCTCTACTGATAGCATTGCATCATGGTGAAACATTTGTTACCACAAAGtattaaagatatgaaggcacgccgaATCGGCGGCCTCCCAGGGTGTCCACGTACGTTCTGTTTAGATGGTGCGTTAAATCGAAATTCCATGGCTCAGATAGAGCGCGTCACAACCGGCCTTCCTCCATGCGTTCGGCATTGGACAGATGAAGCAGGTGGACAATCGTACGTGGCACGCAAATGGACGGTGGCGCGTAGCAGGGGACGGTGGATTCTCAGCATGCATGGCCGGTGCCTAATTAGCATGGTGGTCGGCGCGCATGCGAGTACGCGTGCGTGCATGCTGCTGAGCCCTTGCTTGCTTTGCGTGCATGCATAAACTATCTGTTTATGTGTGTGGATGCACTGTTGCCACTTGCTTGTTTGTAGCGCGTGCATCTGTGACTGTGAGCCACGAGTGAGTTTTCCcccgccgcctccttcctccctctctctctctctctgctgtcGACCTCCTGTCTctttgcctctctctctctccacgcggCGGCGCATCCAGGCGGATAGGACGAGGCGGCAGCGCGGATGGCGCGGGCGGCACGGTGGcacctctctctcttcctctccctctccctctctccagaTCTGCGACCGCATCGGTCGGCCTCCGGCGCACCGGCGTGGCCAGGCCCCGGCGTTGGGCGCAGCCGCCTCCCCTCCCCCCGCTGAGCGCATCTCTCTCTCCTCGCGCGCCTTCGCTTTCGGGGGTGGCGGCGCGCAGCCAGGCCGTGAGTGCCGGTGGATCCCCGTTACGTGTGCGCGGCGCACCAGCATAAGCGCCCGGGGTCCGTGCCTCCGACACGGCGCCAGCGGCTAAGCGGGGACCGCCGGTGGCCGCAGCTCCCCCACGGCGGCGGCTGGTGCAGGTGGTCTACGCGGCTCCACTGTTTGCTCCCGTTGTTTGCTCGCATGTTGGCTCCCAGCCCCCCAGCACAGCAGCGCTCCGGCGTGGGCGAGGTTCTGCAGCTGACGCTTCGGCGAATATGCAGTCTGCTTCATGACTCCCCGGCTCCCATCCCTTTCTGTCTCGCAGGGCATCTGCTAGCCGGCCGCTCCGGTGACTCCATGGCCATATCCGTCGATCTACCCACCAGATCCTGTGCCGGTGCCAGTGAGGTCATTGCTGGCAGCTAGGTTTGACCTCGCCCAGGTTAGTTATCACACCATCGTCCTCGTTGTCCTTCAGATctgcctctctctcttcctctccctctccctctcttcagATCTACGGCGCATCGGTCGGCCTTCGGCGCACCAGCGTGGCCAGGCCCCGGCGGTGGGCGCAgccgcctcccccccccccccgctgcgtgcatctctctctctcgcgcgcctTCGCTTTCGGGTGGCGGCGCGCCGCCAGGTCGTGAGCGCCGGCGGATCCCCGCTGCGTGTGCACGGCGCACTAGCATGAGGGCGGCCGGGGTCCGTGCCTCCGACACGGAGCCAGCGGCTAAGCGGGCACCGCCGGTGGTCGGACCGCGCCGCGTTTTCCGTTTCTAGCGAGGGGCTCGCGGTTGGCGTGGAGGCACTCAAGAGCTCCATCCGGGGCCTCGACGTGGGCGTGGGTCGGCCGCGCGGAACATGGCCACCTCGCTGCGCGGACGAATCACGTCGTGTCCTCTTCCTCCCCCCCGGCGGCTACGGGTTCAGATGCGGCAGCTGCGCGGACCGGTGGCCCTTGCTGGCGGCAACGGCGCTTGGGTCACGACCGGCCTCGGCTACAAGCGCTTCCCTCATCTTCATCTGCCCAAGCTTGGTACTCCCCAAGGTCTACCTTGCCGCTGTCTTCGAGTAGATCGACGCCGTCCAGGTTCATGTCCTTCTTCTCAGTCTGGATCTGGGGTTCAATCTCGATGGGGTTGTTGCGGCCTTCTTGATTTGGTTAGGTTTTGACTGACATCTCTGTGTTTGCTTTTCCTGAGGCCCTGAAGCTTGCCGGGAACACCGTCGAGGATCCACATGGTCGTCACTGATAAAGGTCAGCACAGGTCTACCACTAATGATCCTTTGTCCTCTCATCTATTTGTTCATATTTGCAGATATAGGTTGCTCAAACCGATTACAAAAACAATCTTAGTAACTAAGCGCTCTGGGAACCCACTTTTAATTTCCACAAACTTTCCTCCATGTtctatttgttttgtttttcaaGCAGTACATCTACTTTATCAATTTGTGAACAAATTGAGCTCGTACATGGTTGTGATAGTTACCTCTGAAAAAGAAGAGATGGTTCATGGATTCATTGCGGCACCGTCTATTCTTGGCTATATGAGAAGCATCTTTATTAATGCCTTCGAACTGCTGAACGTATGGACATGAATCCACTGCCTATCTATCTCTGCATATTTAAATATTTAAGTGCTTCCTAATATCCTAACTGATTTGTTTTTCCAGATGGAAAGTGACCTATCAATTGCCTTGTAGATGTTGGATTTCCTACACCTTAAATGCAGACATGTCACATGGCGCTTAGTATTTCCATCAGTTTTATTTATTCACAGGTTTTTGGTCTACATCCATTTGTATATCCAAATTTGTTCCCTTTCATGTCATTCACAATTTTCCTACTGTATGATTATAAACCTCAATACATGATACATGGTCTATATGGTTTAGTTTCCATATTGTTTATATTCTTTGCGACTTTTTGCTGCATGACCAAAAAGCTGGCTGGTGAACTCTATAATTATGCCTTTATGTTTCTATATGCATCTCTAATTTTGTAAATCTCTCTTATGTTGCTAAGGTTCCATTGATACCTTGATGAAAA comes from the Miscanthus floridulus cultivar M001 unplaced genomic scaffold, ASM1932011v1 os_1123, whole genome shotgun sequence genome and includes:
- the LOC136533716 gene encoding uncharacterized protein isoform X1, which translates into the protein MVDGLLSHRRRSPCLDSLRQFELYYKPVNVVPGGRRHPPPMASLLRFARTLRVLTICSAACCYSYNPYRLVFPAETETDAAGRALEFPNLEQLTLKHVSFSDAALHAVLSACPALQSLVLHKNEGYGRLVIRSPTLRSLGVSDGAEVVVEDAPMLERLIPRELWLGVRIQGMVPAAGASSMIRTVKILALDSPRDLDVVIDLLKCFPCVEKLYMELHHYGDSVNVKGKLKNARRNNVPLECLDTHLKVLELRNYRGRRSEELDQVLSLEC
- the LOC136533716 gene encoding uncharacterized protein isoform X2 is translated as MVDGLLSHRRRSPCLDSLRQFELYYKPVNVVPGGRRHPPPMASLLRFARTLRVLTICSAACCYSYNPYRLVFPAETETDAAGRALEFPNLEQLTLKHVSFSDAALHAVLSACPALQSLVLHKNEGYGRLVIRSPTLRSLGVSDGAEVVVEDAPMLERLIPRELWLGVRIQVIHAPRLKTLEYLSDKISEFEMGTTVLNSCTRPHILCPRQPCISIHQVEWYPLLAHLA